The genomic stretch TTTATGAATGGCTTGTAATGCCATTTGGGCTTTCCAACGCACCAAGCACGTTTATGCGGCTCATAAATCAGGTACTTAAACCATTTATTGGGAAGTTCGtagttgtttattttgatgacattttggtttaCAGCTGAAGCACTAACGACTATGTAAAACATTTAAAAGAAGTGCTAACAGTACTGAGGGATAATCACTTGTATGCTAATTCAAAGAAGTGCACTTTCCTGGAAACCCATTTACTGTTCTTGGGTTTTATCGTTAGTGGCAGTGGTATTCAAGTCGATGAAGAAAAGGTCCGCGCAGTAAGGGATTGGCCAACACCAGTCTCCGTTAGAGACGTGCGCAGCTTCCTTGGCCTTGCTTCCTTTTATTGTCGCTTTATTCACAACTTCAGCAGTGTCGTTGCCCCCATCAGTGGAtgtctaaaaaaagaaaagtttcaaTGGAACGACGAATGCGAATGGAGTTTTGTCGATATTAAAGTGAAGTCGACAACCTTCCCAGTGCTTGCACTACCAAACTTTGGGAAGGTGTTCGAGATTGAATGTGACGCATGTGGCGTAGGCTTCGGTGGTGTCCTCTCCCAAGAAAGGCGACCAGTGGCATACTATAGTGAGAAGCTCAATGATACAAGACAAAAATGGAGCACCTATGAGCAGGAATTATATGTTGTGATTCAGTCCCTCAAGACATTGGGTGCATTATTTGTTGCCCAAAGAATTCCTAGTCTACACAGATCATGAGAGTTTGAAATACTTTCAAACTCAAAAGCACCTACATAGGATGCATGCCCAATGGGCCTCCTACCTAGCGAAGTTTACCTACACTATTAAACACAAATCTGGTGCCTCCAATTGAGTGGCCGATGCCCTGAGTCACCGAGCAAAATTGTTAGTTACGATGCGGACCGAAGTGGTAGGTTTTGATTCCTTCAAGGAATTGtttgaagaggatgatgacttCAATGACATATGGGAGAAGTGCACCTCAAGGCAACCCATAACCGAATATCATTTTCATGATGGTTTCCTGTTCAAAGGGAACCGATTGTGCATCCCTGTGAGTTCGTTGCACGAAAAGCTAATTCAAGACTTGCACAGAGGTGGCCTTAGTGGTCACATGGGGCGCGATAAGACCATTGCTAGCATGGAAGAGCGCTATTACTGGCCACGATTGAAGCGGGATGTGGGAAACCTAGTTCAAAAATGTGATGTGTCAAGTAGCAAAGGGACAGACACAGAATACTGGTTTATACTTGCCCCTCCCTATTCCAGATGCAATTTGGGAGGACTTGTCCATGGACTTTGTGCTCGGACTTCCTCGAACTCAGCGAGGACTTGATTCTATTCTAGTCGTTGTCGACAGGTACTCAAAAATGGCTCATTTCCTACCATGTCGTAAGACATCGGATGCATCAAACGTGGCTAAACTGTTCTTTCAAGAGATCGTACGCCTACATGGCATGCCGAAATCAATCACTTCTGATCGCAACTCGAAGTTTCTTGCCCATTTTTGGGTTACCTTATGGAAGCAGTTTGACACTAGCCTCAACTATAGTAGCACTGCACATCCACAAACGGATGGACAAACGGAGGTTGTGAATCGCACCTTGGGGAATTTAATTTGAAGTGTTTGTGGAGATCGACCCAAGCAATGGGACCATGCACTTGCGCAGGTAGAGTTTGCCTACAATAGTGCAGAACACCGCTCCATTGGGCGCTCTCCATTCTCAATTGTGTATCAAAAGGTACCCCAACACTCACTCGACCTGCTGCCATTCCATCGAGTGCCACGCACAAGTATGGCAGCTAAGAATATGGCTAAGAACATACAAACCATTCAGGCCGATGTCAAACGTAGACTGGAAGCGTCTAATGCCAAGTACAAGGCCATGGCCGACAAGCATCATCGACACAAGGTGTTCGAGGTTGGGGACATGGTGATGGTGTTCCTACGCAAGGAAAGGGTTCCAGCTGGTACATACAATAAGCTGAAACCGAAGAAGTATGGTCCATTTCAAATCCTTCGGAAAATCAACGATAATGCATATGTTGTAGATCTGCTGATGGATTGGACGATGTCCCGTACCTTCAATTTCGCAGACTTGCATGATTATCACTCTCCTGGTGACCTACTCTACCCTGATGTCAACTCGAGGACGAGTCTTTCTTCAAGTGAGAGGGAACGATGTGGAGCAGTCAATAGAGGTGCAGCGCATGGGATCACTAATCTCTTAATCAATCATGTGGGGATATGTATGGTTGGGTTACTATTTCAGCATTGACCTTTTATTTGGAAGAATAAGGGATTAGAGATAACATATGACTGTGTTAccattttaatattctattagTTTCTTTAAGAGTCTTATTTTTATATTCTGTCCTTATTAGATGTTTCCTATTCAGCCTCAAGAGTATTTTAAATAAGCTGTATGAGAATGTACCAGGAGCAAAAGATGGAATAAAGATTGCAGACGTTCTTCTTCATTATTCAGCTTACGTCCGACTTGAACGATATCGAGTCCACTTCGTCTTCCGTTCTACATCACTCTCATTGAGGGATGCTCACTGGTGAAGGCTGAATTTGTTCCTTTATATGGAAATGGATCCTTAAGTTGTGAGGCCTTGGACTGACCATCTCTTATGTGtctggaatcccttccaattattgAGGCAtgagtagcaggtgcaagtgcgGTTGTCTTTCCCTTCCCGACAAAAGACACTTGCTATTCAATGCTcatggtactggtgtcctccggtgCCTCATCTatacatttaaaataaaaattttacgGCACGAGTATAACAAAGATAGCCAACTATACAAAAGATGGTTTATGTTGGTCCCTCAAAGGGCATGTTTGGCCCTCAAGAAGGTAAATTCACCTTCccatttaaaattgaaactgtgcaagaaacttatttttttattaaagccTCTAGGTGAATATATATACTAgtgataacctattcaccccctgtAGGTTATCCAACAAAATTAAGTGATCCAAATTAATGTTGTTATTGATAGTAGAAACAATTGATTCatcattttgttttgtttgtttatttatttatttatttttttgtgtggcTCCCACTCCTTAGGGGGTTAACTGTCATTTGTGGGTAGTGTATTGTTCAGTTTACTATCGAAGGGGCTGGTAGCCTAGTGGAATCCCCATCACCGCATGCCCTACTATTGATTGTTGGTCCTATGGAAGCGGTGCTTGCCATATGGGTGCTTCGgcctgggggctatgatcactatcatggagcaccctctttatttatatataaaaaaaggttTATTTTACTTGTTACCTtatcttttcattctttttacCCTGTTGCTTGTTGGGTAGCTCCTTTGTATTTCTTAGAGCTTTttggaataattttttattcaacaaagaaccaaaaattgaTTTAGATTTCTTTTTAAATCTCTTTCCTAGTACTTTCGAGTACTTTgaaataaattaggaaacaacttGGACAAAAACAAGTTGgaaaatccatttttaagtGGGTTCCTAGGACactaaaaatataatattttgtaaaatataattattttcaaattattttaaaatataattttttttatgacgaATTATATCTAATCATGAGGTATGGATTGATTTTTAGATAATTTCACCAGCTTTTGGCATGGTTAACCTTCTTAGaggtattttgatcattttttagCAATTTTTAAAACTTCCCAAAAGACAAAACATCAACAAGAACTAAATAAGACCTCCAAAACTAAAATTTAGGCATTGCACATCGTTTCAGGACATCCATTCATTATTATGATGCTTACGTCGGAAAACAAAATGAGGCAACTACAATTTCTTGCGAATAACTATTGGTG from Macadamia integrifolia cultivar HAES 741 chromosome 11, SCU_Mint_v3, whole genome shotgun sequence encodes the following:
- the LOC122093034 gene encoding uncharacterized protein LOC122093034, which translates into the protein MRTEVVGFDSFKELFEEDDDFNDIWEKCTSRQPITEYHFHDGFLFKGNRLCIPVSSLHEKLIQDLHRGGLSGHMGRDKTIASMEERYYWPRLKRDVGNLVQKCDVSSSKGTDTEYWFILAPPYSRCNLGGLVHGLCARTSSNSART